The proteins below come from a single Etheostoma spectabile isolate EspeVRDwgs_2016 chromosome 4, UIUC_Espe_1.0, whole genome shotgun sequence genomic window:
- the mafbb gene encoding v-maf avian musculoaponeurotic fibrosarcoma oncogene homolog Bb: MTAEAHSHLGLQKNPMDFVSDFDLMKFGVKKEAMQGIDRSFIGPCSQLQRPDSVSSTPGSTPCNSVPSSPNLNLNEQRNNPGGDQFWIPNNGGYPQPMYPQAFGLTPEDAMEALIGATAQQGHPSVPHGHHQPPFQAEYEGYGHLNEPVQHYPGLPGHPDMQGIPSSHCQDPYLKDDMSCASPQSPDDQVLGAHHQHSRHDRRSNAENHFSDDQLVSMSVRELNRLLRGLGKDEVMRLKQKRRTLKNRGYAQSCRYKRVQQKHVLEHEKTNLVTQVEQLKHELNRLMRERDAYKLKCEKLSGANCYHETGSTSDNPSSPEYLM, translated from the coding sequence ATGACCGCTGAGGCGCATTCGCATTTGGGACTGCAGAAAAACCCCATGGATTTCGTCAGCGACTTCGACTTGATGAAGTTCGGCGTTAAGAAGGAGGCGATGCAGGGGATAGACCGCTCCTTCATCGGGCCATGCAGCCAGCTCCAGAGACCGGACTCTGTTTCCTCCACTCCTGGCAGCACGCCTTGTAACTCGGTACCCTCATCACCAAACCTCAATCTAAACGAACAGCGAAATAACCCCGGGGGCGACCAGTTCTGGATACCCAACAATGGGGGTTACCCTCAGCCAATGTACCCTCAAGCTTTTGGTCTGACACCCGAGGACGCAATGGAGGCCCTAATCGGCGCCACGGCGCAGCAGGGACACCCATCTGTGCCCCACGGCCACCATCAGCCACCTTTCCAAGCTGAATACGAAGGGTACGGCCACCTCAACGAGCCTGTCCAGCACTACCCGGGACTCCCGGGTCACCCCGACATGCAAGGCATCCCCAGCAGTCACTGCCAAGACCCTTATCTCAAAGATGACATGAGTTGCGCGTCCCCTCAGTCGCCGGACGACCAGGTCCTCGGTGCGCACCACCAGCACAGCCGCCACGACAGGCGATCCAACGCCGAGAACCACTTCTCAGACGACCAGCTGGTGTCCATGTCCGTCAGGGAGCTCAATCGGCTCCTCAGAGGCCTCGGCAAGGACGAAGTGATGCGTCTGAAGCAGAAGCGCCGGACCCTGAAAAACAGAGGTTACGCACAGTCCTGCCGTTACAAGCGCGTCCAGCAGAAACACGTTTTGGAGCACGAAAAGACAAACCTTGTGACACAGGTTGAGCAGCTGAAACATGAACTAAACAGACTGATGCGGGAGAGGGATGCATACAAACTTAAATGTGAGAAACTGTCCGGTGCAAACTGTTACCACGAAACTGGGTCTACCAGTGACAACCCTTCCTCACCCGAGTATTTAATGTGA
- the LOC116688558 gene encoding DEP domain-containing mTOR-interacting protein, protein MERTSSIRRKAMARHHKGEVMIAGEQLRLRLHNGKLIKDRLYHLRTYPNCFVARELIDWLVSHKEAPDRATAVCLMQHLMDHDIIHHVCDKRPVLKDAKLLYRFRKDDGTFPFNTEVKIFMRGQELYEHLIGDENSILQLREEHGVAYQHSFPGCQLIDWLLRNGEAQSRRQGIELCRTLQEHGIIQHVTKKYDFFDSGLLYQFCINFRRRRHLSELLNDSEQDANEGVAVSTREDNLLDSPFVLHTKKGGNSPTFQSVGSSEDLKPITSGRRSSLNSLQLHSAGFPPFVQVSSTSVVCNPKSVLRRNYTCEELLAPGAPFIKKVLTVIGDALGWGFVVRGTAPCYVQAVDRGSPAAAAGVKVRQFVCQVNGQCVLYLDYRNVSRLVMTGPRTAVVEIMEPLE, encoded by the exons ATGGAGCGAACAAGTAGCATTAGGAGAAAAGCCATGGCCAGACATCATAAAGGAGAAGTCATGATTGCTGGAGAACAACTCAG GTTAAGACTACACAATGGAAAACTAATCAAGGACCGACTCTACCACCTGCGCACATATCCTAACTGCTTTGTGGCGAGGGAACTTATAGACTGGCTTGTGAGCCATAAGGAAGCTCCAGATCGAGCAACAGCTGTCTGCTTAATGCAGCACCTTATGGATCATGACATCATTCACCATG tctgtgATAAGAGGCCAGTACTAAAGGATGCCAAACTGCTGTACCGTTTCCGCAAGGATGATGGCACATTTCCATTCAATACAGAGGTGAAAATCTTCATGCGAGGACAAGAACTCTATGAACA TCTCATTGGGGACGAGAACTCTATTCTGCAGCTAAGAGAGGAGCATGGTGTTGCATATCAGCACTCCTTTCCTGGCTGCCAATTGATTGACTGGCTCCTTCGGAACGGTGAGGCACAGAGCCGGCGTCAGGGAATAGAGCTGTGCCGCACATTGCAGGAGCATGGCATCATTCAGCACG TGACAAAGAAGTATGATTTCTTTGACAGTGGACTGCTCTATCagttctgcatcaattttcgcCGCAGACGCCACCTATCTGAATTGTTAAATGACAGTGAACAAGATGCCAACGAAGGTGTGGCAGTGTCGACACGAGAGGACAACCTTCTTGATAGTCCATTTgttctgcacacaaaaaaaggggGCAACTCTCCAACTTTTCAGTCTG TGGGGTCAAGTGAAGATCTGAAACCGATTACCAGTGGGCGTCGAAGCAGCTTGAATTCCCTTCAGCTTCACTCTGCTGGATTTCCACCTTTTGTCCAGGTGTCTTCAACTTCAGTGGTATGCAATCCTAAATCAG tacttAGAAGAAATTATACATGTGAAGAGTTATTGGCACCTGGTGCACCTTTCATCAAGAAAGTGTTGACG GTGATAGGAGATGCCCTGGGCTGGGGCTTTGTTGTCAGAGGCACGGCTCCCTGTTATGTGCAGGCTGTTGACCGTGGAAGccctgcagcagctgctggagTTAAG GTGCGACAGTTTGTTTGCCAGGTGAATGGACAGTGTGTCCTCTACCTGGACTACAGGAATGTCTCCAGACTGGTGATGACAGGGCCTCGGACCGCTGTAGTGGAAATTATGGAACCACTGGAATGA
- the adnpa gene encoding activity-dependent neuroprotective protein a: MYQLPVNNLTRIRKARKQVKKALGDIGLEYCKEAAEEFKEFCPDEQFVKGSLCLDICAWDPSYSKTQEYRSKPFCCTECPFSSKYYSGYKNHFRNVHRKIFDSKILLNCPYCTFTASKRTLETHVKIFHIPSSARQNYGNSQGTALGRNDKTFLDRVRQGDGVEKAMYFCKKCTFRDTLYNVVRRHIYREHFQHIVSPYLGMVSESSLKNGANSVNGNNILCKRCQFSTRSYEALVQHVVEYHERIGAQVTTMIGHAKIVVARSQSSPVASQKAPLIVGRGHTTRTDPLAQPVIGYLKPVAPSVKKQSFIAASQVRVTVPGKSTVAENNVAGVNTAQTQKWKICTVCNELFPENLYNAHFENAHKAKKVWALAKYIMKIHNFTSKCLLCNRYLPSDTLLNHMLIHGLTCPQCHSAFHNVEKIIEHVAQAHPDDFVGPPGASPLTFDLTIKQDKSSNVQLVVLTFNMKETINGQDQSAAAQNSVPPLVKLTAPRMIEKKSEPLRSFPSLAHKSEVGKTLCPLCFTILKGPISDALAMHLRERHQVLQTMHPVEKKMTYKCIHCLGVYTSNMVASTITLHLVQCRAVGRNQASQGFKSALTLNSSGAGFLKRQPPTLAMSNPKRMKLNKESKISSTTVGNQSESDGLALDPRSYEHKTYEARKNFLTSYFNRRPYLSPQEEEKLSASLWLWKSDISSHFATKRRMCERHCQTMKLSVLLGFDMHAVKKVKHDLIFVESSTLEGRSGGLKSGTPSTDQNKQCETLNCTLKLRTCTETISIDSDSEPEPEDRPTENGNADTNQDEIVKSEEPANLTEETEPLNMDDPSREESSLQDGKTNACMTLC; encoded by the exons ATGTATCAGCTCCCAGTGAACAACCTCACACGAATCAGGAAGGCAAGGAAACAAGTGAAAAAAGCACTTGGAGACATTGGACTGGAGTACTGCAAGGAGGCAGCAGAG GAGTTCAAAGAGTTTTGTCCTGATGAGCAATTTGTAAAGGGCAGTCTTTGCCTTGATATCTGTGCCTGGGATCCATCATACTCTAAAACACAG GAATACAGATCGAAGCCATTTTGCTGCACAGAGTGCCCATTTTCTTCCAAATACTACTCGGGCTACAAGAATCACTTCCGCAATGTACACAGGAAAATCTTTGATAGTAAAATTCTGCTTAACTGTCCATACTGCACATTCACTGCAAGCAAGAGAACTTTGGAGACGCATGTTAAAATATTCCACATACCCAGTTCAGCAAGGCAGAATTATGGGAACTCACAGGGAACTGCACTGGGAAGGAACGATAAAACGTTTCTTGATAGGGTCAGACAGGGAGATGGTGTGGAGAAAGCAATGTACTTTTGCAAAAAATGCACGTTCCGGGACACACTCTACAATGTTGTGAGAAGgcacatctacagggaacattttcAGCATATTGTGTCACCATATCTTGGTATGGTTTCtgaatcatctttaaaaaatggtGCTAATTCTGTCAATGGCAACAACATCCTCTGTAAACGCTGTCAGTTTTCCACTCGTAGCTATGAGGCTCTAGTGCAGCATGTTGTAGAGTACCACGAGCGCATTGGTGCTCAAGTGACCACCATGATTGGACATGCCAAAATTGTTGTTGCCAGGTCTCAATCCTCACCAGTTGCTTCTCAGAAGGCCCCTCTGATTGTTGGCAGGGGCCACACAACTAGGACTGACCCATTAGCACAACCAGTAattggctatttaaagccaGTGGCcccttctgttaaaaaacagtCTTTTATCGCAGCCAGTCAGGTGCGTGTCACAGTTCCTGGCAAAAGCACTGTGGCTGAGAATAATGTTGCTGGTGtaaacacagcacagacacagaAGTGGAAGATATGCACAGTTTGCAATGAGCTTTTTCCTGAAAACCTCTATAATGCTCATTTTGAGAATGCACACAAGGCAAAGAAAGTGTGGGCACTGGCCAAGTACATCATGAAAATACACAACTTTACCAGCAAGTGTTTGCTTTGCAACCGCTATCTTCCAAGTGATACACTGCTTAACCACATGCTAATCCACGGGCTCACCTGTCCACAGTGCCACTCTGCTTTTCACAATGTTGAGAAAATCATTGAGCATGTGGCTCAGGCTCATCCTGATGACTTTGTTGGACCCCCTGGTGCATCACCTCTAACATTTGATCTCACCATTAAACAAGATAAGTCCAGTAATGTACAGCTTGTTGTGCTCACATTTAACATGAAGGAAACTATCAATGGTCAAGATCagtctgcagctgctcaaaatAGCGTTCCACCTCTGGTCAAGCTAACTGCTCCCAGAAtgattgagaaaaaaagtgaacCACTTAGAAGTTTCCCCTCACTGGCTCACAAGAGTGAGGTTGGGAAGACTTTGTGTCCGCTGTGTTTTACCATACTCAAAGGTCCCATTTCTGACGCTTTGGCTATGCATCTGAGGGAGCGACATCAAGTGCTCCAAACAATGCATCCTGTTGAAAAAAAGATGACGTACAAGTGCATTCATTGCCTGGGAGTGTACACCAGTAACATGGTGGCCTCCACAATCACGCTGCATCTTGTGCAGTGCAGGGCTGTTGGTAGGAACCAGGCAAGCCAAGGCTTCAAGTCTGCCTTGACTCTCAACTCATCTGGGGCTGGCTTCCTCAAGAGGCAGCCACCAACGCTGGCCATGTCCAACCCCAAGAGGATGAAACTAAACAAGGAGTCAAAGATTTCCTCCACAACTGTTGGAAATCAGTCTGAATCTGACGGCCTTGCTCTGGATCCTAGAAGCTATGAGCACAAGACGTATGAGGCCAGGAAAAATTTCCTGACGTCTTATTTCAACCGGCGCCCATATCTTTCTCCTCAGGAAGAGGAGAAGCTGTCTGCAAGTCTGTGGCTCTGGAAATCTGACATTTCCAGTCACTTTGCAACCAAGCGAAGGATGTGCGAGAGACACTGCCAGACCATGAAGCTGTCTGTGCTGCTCGGCTTTGACATGCATGCTGTAAAGAAAGTTAAACATGACTTGATATTTGTGGAGAGCAGCACCTTAGAGGGGAGATCTGGAGGCCTCAAGTCTGGTACTCCAAGCACAGACCAAAACAAGCAGTGTGAGACACTAAACTGTACGTTAAAACTCAGAACATGCACAGAGACTATTTCCATTGACTCAGACAGTGAGCCAGAACCGGAGGATAGACCAACTGAGAATGGAAATGCTGACACAAACCAAGATGAAATTGTAAAATCTGAGGAGCCGGCAAACCTGACAGAAGAGACTGAACCCTTAAACATGGACGATCCCTCTAGAGAGGAGAGCTCTTTGCAAGATGGGAAAACAAATGCTTGCATGACTCTCTGTTAG
- the LOC116688562 gene encoding bcl-2-like protein 1, translated as MSYSNRELVEFFISYKLSQRNYSTSLLRPEEAGGRTEGDKANSPASKGLLVNSRNGGGQPGMSLPQRGDIEAVKAALRDSANEFELLFTQAFSDLSSQLDITPDTAYHSFKSVMDEVFKDGINWGRVVGLFAFGGVLCVECVEKDMTELVSRIADWMTMYLDEHISPWIQSQGGWDCFAEVFGRDGAAEARRSQETMRRWLLVGVALLMGMLVGVVIAKKQ; from the exons ATGTCGTACAGTAACAGAGAGCTGGTGGAGTTCTTTATAAGCTACAAGCTGTCTCAGAGAAACTATTCAACCTCTCTGCTGAGGCCAGAGGAGGCTGGCGGAAGGACTGAAGGAGACAAGGCAAACTCACCTGCCAGTAAAGGCCTGCTGGTCAACAGCAGAAATGGGGGTGGCCAGCCAGGGATGTCGTTGCCCCAACGTGGTGACATAGAGGCTGTAAAAGCAGCTCTTCGGGACTCAGCAAATGAGTTTGAACTGCTCTTCACACAAGCGTTCAGTGACCTTTCCTCGCAGCTAGACATCACTCCAGACACAGCCTACCACAGCTTTAAGAGCGTGATGGACGAGGTGTTCAAGGATGGAATCAACTGGGGTCGTGTAGTGGGCCTGTTTGCATTTGGTGGCGTTCTGTGTGTGGAATGTGTAGAGAAGGATATGACCGAACTGGTTTCCCGAATTGCAGACTGGATGACCATGTACCTGGATGAGCACATCAGTCCATGGATCCAGAGCCAAGGAGGATGG GACTGCTTTGCTGAGGTTTTTGGGCGAGACGGCGCAGCAGAAGCGAGGCGATCTCAGGAGACCATGAGAAGATGGCTGCTAGTTGGAGTGGCGCTGCTAATGGGAATGCTGGTTGGTGTGGTCATCGCTAAGAAACAGTGA
- the gata1a gene encoding GATA binding protein 1a, whose translation MEDSSEQSHWVSPALLSSDPLAGFSTEPGLLPPGEEGEAFFSSQDTDYASLPSFFSNPGYSRAPPTYRHSSVRQVFTSPSLLSNLQLLDGPGGHSLSSPYNPPTSTWSSSPLNKTPLHSHTPTSLYTPGITSSFTTSRDGYFSPSREGRESPRLQEALKAERLSPLGGSGASSSFLNLTPATGSVYTPSSHSHPHMLSPYSTYMTGPQEYNSAGLYSSPGAWISPSYSPKLRNKMRISTPEARECVNCGATATPLWRRDGTGHYLCNACGLYHKMNGQNRPLIRPKKRLIVSKRAGTLCANCHTSTTTLWRRNANGEPVCNACGLYFKLHNVNRPLAMKKEGIQTRNRKVSNKNKKSKKAAMFDSYSDGTQHPSGDDNCGSFSLGPGTLLTYSNTPHLIPTPSHLHPSASLQYTHHLNNGMI comes from the exons ATGGAGGATTCGTCAGAGCAGTCCCACTGGGTGTCTCCAGCTCTGCTCAGCTCAGATCCTCTGGCTGGTTTCTCCACTGAGCCAGGCCTTCTTCCTccaggagaagaaggagaggcCTTTTTCTCAAGCCAGGACACAGACTACGCCAGCCTGCCCTCTTTCTTCTCCAACCCGGGCTACAGCCGAGCGCCTCCCACCTACAGACACAGCTCGG TTCGACAGGTGTTCACCTCACCGAGCCTCCTCAGCAACCTCCAGCTGCTGGACGGGCCAGGCGGCCACTCCCTGAGCTCACCCTACAACCCCCCAACCTCCACCTGGAGCAGCAGCCCCCTCAACAAGACCCCGCTGCATTCACACACCCCGACCTCCCTCTACACCCCCGGCATCACTTCCTCATTCACCACCTCCAGAGATGGATACTTTTCCCCGAGCAGAGAGGGCAGGGAGAGCCCCCGGCTTCAGGAGGCCCTGAAGGCCGAGCGCCTGAGCCCATTGGGGGGGTCGGGggccagcagcagttttctgaATCTGACACCTGCTACTGGGAGTGTGTACACTCCATCGTCCCACTCCCACCCACACATGCTGAGCCCCTACAGCACGTACATGACAGGTCCACAAGAGTACAACTCTGCTGGCCTGTACTCCAGCCCCGGAGCATGGATCAGCCCCTCATACTCCCCTAAACTTCGCAATAAAATGAGAATATCCACTCCAG AGGCCAGAGAGTGTGTTAACTGTGGAGCCACAGCTACCCCTCTGTGGCGTCGGGATGGTACAGGCCACTACCTGTGCAACGCCTGTGGACTGTACCACAAGATGAATGGTCAAAACAGACCACTAATACGACCCAAGAAGAGACTG aTTGTCAGCAAGCGGGCAGGTACACTGTGTGCCAACTGTCACACAAGCACAACAACACTGTGGAGACGCAACGCCAATGGCGAGCCCGTGTGCAATGCGTGTGGACTCTACTTTAAACTGCACAAT GTCAACCGGCCGCTCGCCATGAAGAAGGAAGGCATTCAAACGCGCAACAGAAAAGTatccaacaaaaacaagaagagcAAGAAGGCCGCCATGTTTGATTCGTACTCGGATGGGACTCAGCATCCCTCTGGGGACGACAATTGCGGGTCATTTTCCCTCGGCCCGGGGACTCTCCTCACCTACAGCAACACACCGCACCTCATCCCAACACCATCACACCTGCATCCCTCTGCCTCCTTACAATACACGCACCACCTCAACAATGGCATGATATAA